Below is a window of Falsibacillus albus DNA.
AAGAAACAGGAATCGTAACACTTGCGATAACAGACCACCTTGACTGGTCTAATGAATATGAACATCTCATTTTACTGCAAGATAAGATAAATATATATGTAAGCTTTCTAGAGAGTGGGGAGGTTTATGAAAGCTATCCTCAAGCAGAAGGAAAGAATTTTGAGATAAAAATCTTTTCAAAATTTGACCTACCTGGTAATGCAGTGGAGTACTTAAATGTTGCTTATTCTACAGTCAAGGAAGCTGGTTTTGATTTAAGTTATGAAGTTTCAGAGGAATAAGGATGCAAAAGCTTAACTGAGCGGTTTCAATACCGGGTCAGATCCCTTTCGTTTCATTACCGTATTAATGTGACGACGAGGGTCTGATCCCTTTTATTTTTGACATGCTTCTTCATTGTTTCTTTTATCGAAAAAGCAAACGGACCAAACCACCTCATGCATCATTTCAGGAAAATGCTCCAAACTATGTTGGAAGGGAGCTTCCTATCTATGAAATTCAGTAAAAATCGTTTACTACAAAATATATGTTTTCTTATAATAAGCAGCTTTGGCGGGTATTTACTTTCCTTGACCGGCACCTCGATTGCATGGATGGTGGGGAGTTTGGCAGCTGCGGGCATCCTCTCATTTTGGAAGCCTCGATGGCTGCAATTGAAAAAAGGCATTGAACCGTATTGGCGGCATATCGGCCAGGCGATCATCGGAATCGAGTTGGGCCAGCAAATCAGTATATCTGTGTTCAAAACCTTTGAAATGCATTATGTGGTCATCACCGCCACGCTGCTATTATCAATCCTTCTCGCCTTGGTTTCCGGGGTGGTGTTATGGTGGTTCAGTAAAGCGGATATGGTGACGAGTCTTTTCAGTACGACGCCTGGAGGGATTTCAGCGATGCCAAGCATTGCTGAAGAAGTCGGGGCAAACACCGTAACCGTCAGCATCGTTCAAATGATACGCATTTTTCTCGTCGTTGGAACAGTTCCGCTCCTTGCCAACTCTTCAAAAATGAGTGTGGCGTCTGGAAGCATGGCTGCACCGATTATGCATATTCTGCATCCTGATCAGGTCACCTGGACTTTTGCTCTTATTTTAGGATCAACGATCGGCTATATCATTGGCAGATTGGTTAAACTTCCTGCGCCATGGCTGGTAGGCGGGATGATGGCTGTTGCTGTTATCCAGTTGATCGGCACATCCACCCAAGGCGGAGCTCCCCTAGTCTGGTGGCCGCATGGGCTGAACGTGCTTGCCCAAATTTTCATTGGGGCAAGTATCGGTTCCCGTCTCAATAAGGAAATGTTTACAGGTGCCAAAAAGATCTTTGTGTTCGGTTTGCTTACTTCTTCTGGATTGATTGCTGCAATGGCTCTTTTTGCGTTGGAAGTGTCTAAAATCACCCATATCCCCTTCGCAACAGCATTGCTTGCCTTCGCCCCCGGCGGCGTGGCCGAGATGGCGACAACCTCCATCGCGCTCCATGCCGATTCAACTTTTGTTGTAACGGTCCAGGTATTACGGCTACTTACGATATTTATGATATTGCCGCCATTGTTCAAGTTGTTAAATAAGCAGGGGAAAGGGGTCAGACCTCCAGTTGTGCATTAACGTTTGAATGCACCGTCGAGGGTCTGACCCCACAAAAATTCAGACAAATAAAAAATCCCAAAGGAATTTACTTTGGGATTTCTTTATGAACCCTGCACTTTAGACAGCTCACTCTTTTTCATTCTTACCGTGACATACTCTTCCACGGGCGGCCCTTGACCGTATCCCATTCTGACCGGATCCTCGTATACTCGAAATCCTTCCTCTTCGACCACACTTGGCCTCAAAATGATAGATCCGAGGAATGAGAGAACCAGCGTCCCGGCAAAGAAAATCAATAAATATACCCAGTAGCTTACATAGACATTGTTCTTCATCGCCTCTGTGAAGTGTTCACCTGTTGTATGATAATCAATCAAATAGTTGCACGTGCAAATAAAAACGAGAATAATTGAAGCGATTAATGAAAGAATCGTTACGAATCCTAGCATGTTTTTCATTTTCGATCGTGTACACCTCTTGTTGTGATTTAAACAAGAACATTATATCATATAAATTTTTGGAAATATGGGTAAATTTTCTTTTTAAAGAGGCGTACTGGTGCGTGCTTTGAGACACCCATTCCGTATTTCATCCTCGTTTCGGGACTCATACTCCCGCTTTGAGACACTTCTCTCGCAATTCCCACTCGATCCGGGTCTCATACTCCCACACAGAGCCCCATAAAAATTGGCTGTCTCTTTGACCGACAAACCGTTCCGTTTTGAGGTGCATAGAAAGGAAATGGCTTTCCAACTGTCGACAGTTTTGACCAGCTATTTTTATGTTCTTTATACCCATTTTGACATTGATATTGTCCAAAACAGAATCCTCCGTTTATATCAATAATCAATCCTCATTCATAAGGACAACTGCATAAGCCTTTACTGAAACCAAACATATACTTGATAGTAACCGATTTAAATAACGGAGGTTAATTCATGTTTATTGTTAGTTGTCCAACAGAAGATGTATCACAAGTCGTCTGTTTGTTAACCGATGACTCTGGAAATCCGGTGAATCCTCTTTCTCAAAATAATATTTACTGCGAAGAATTATCTCAAAATCAAGGTCGTGAAAATGTTGATATCCTTCTCCCTTCAGGAGAAACAGTTACCTTACAGAAAGTATACCTTGTGATAAAAGGGTTTGTTGTCGTTCAGCTAATTTATCTTGATGGCCACATCTGTTTAAGTGACCCCATTCCTTTTCAAAAAATAGAAAGTTTCATTCTTTGTGCTCCGCTAGGAACGAAGATCAAGTGTCAGATCACCGACTTTAAATGTAAACCCACCTTGATTAGAGATGCCAATGGAAACGTCCTGCAAATCAATGTAAATTTATCCATGTGCCCCTCCGTACAAGTTGTCACGGATGCCGTTGTAGCCATGCAGAGTCAACTTTGCAGTCCTCTTGATCAACGCACTATATCTTGTTCAATATCATCAAACCCACCTCTACTATCAGAAAAAAAGACTCCGACGAACTCTCAATTTTGTGATCAACACCTTGAAGCGACTCCAAGCGAAGACATTTGTCTGCAAGTAGAGAAAGTATATGATTGGGTCACCTCTCAAGTTCATCTATCTATACCTTTAGAAGTCCGACCTACTGGAGTAACACCCTTTGCTTGGGGGTATAATTTATATGGTCAATTGGGGGATGGGACCAACTCCGATAGTCCTGTGCCTGTATCTGTCAGTAGCTTAACCGATGTCACCGCCATTGCAGGGGGATTTGATCATAGCCTTGCCCTCCTTTCCGATGGAACCGTATGGGCTTGGGGGAATAATAGTTATGGGCAACTGGGGGATGGGACCAGCACCAACAGTAATGTACCTGTACCTGTCAGTGGCTTAACCAATGTCGTCGCCATTGCAGGGGGCGGTTATCATAGCCTTGCTCTCCTTTCCGATGGAACCGTATGGGCTTGGGGGGATAATAGTTCCGGGCAACTGGGGGATGGGACCAACACCAATAGTCCTGTGCCTGTACCTGTCAGTGGCTTAACCGATGTCACCGCCATTGCAGGGGGAGGTTATCATAGTCTTGCTCTCCTTTCCGTTGGAACCATGTGGGCTTGGGGGGATAATAGTTCCGGGCAACTGGGGGATGGGACCAACACCAATAGTCCTGTGCCTGTACCTGTCAGTGGCTTAACCGATGTCACCGCCATTGCAGGGGGCGGTTATCATAGTCTTGCTCTCCTTTCCGTTGGAACCATGTGGGCTTGGGGGGATAATAGTTCCGGGCAACTGGGGGATGGGACCAACACCAATAGTCCTGTGCCTGTACCTGTCAGTGGCTTAACCGATGTCACCGCCATTGCAGGGGGAACCTTTCATAGTCTGGCTCTCCTTTCCGATGGAACCGTGTGGGCTTGGGGGCTTAATTTTTATGGGGAACTGGGGGATGGGACCAACACCGATAGTCCTGTGCCTGTTCCTGTCAGTGGCTTAACCGATGTCACCGCCATTGCAGGGGGATTTTACCATAGTCTGGCTCTCCGTATCGATGGAACCATGTGGGCTTGGGGGCGTAATAATCATGGGCAACTGGGGGACGGGACCTCCTCGAACAGTCCTGTGCCTGTTCCTGTCAGTGGCTTAACCGATGTCACCGCCATTGCAGGGGGCGGTTATCATAGTCTTGCTCTCCTTTCCGTTGGAACCATACGGGCTTGGGGGTATAATTTATATGGTCAATTGGGGGATGGGACCAACTCCGATAGTCCTGTGCCTGTATCTGTCAGTGGCTTAACCGATGTCACCGCCATTGCAGGGGGCGGTTATCATAGTTTGGCAATAGAAACATAAGAATGATAATGATTTTTACAAAGGAACTATGTACCGTTCAAAGGAAAAGCATAGTTATTTTGAAAAAATATCATAAAAAATGCCAGTTGCATGACAGCACAACTGGCAGATAAATTAGCAATGAATTTTAAACGTACATCGCTTATTGTCCTATGAAATTCTTTGTCATTTCAGTAGACGAATCTTTATTAAAGGCTGTTTTCGTAAGGATTGTTGTTAAAATCTTAATACCGATTTTAACGCGAAAATAGATGATTTGCACGTTAAACATAGGGTCCGGGCTCTTTTCTGACTAATTACGCCATTTTATTGGTAAAAGATTGCATATACAACCCTATTTTAATAGTTAAAGCAACAAAGTTTGAGAAAAGAGCCTTATTAAAAGTTTAAAAAACTTTGATTGAAAAAGAAATGGTCCAAGGTAAACCCCTGGACCATTTCCTATGTCACTTGATCGAAATGGAACGGTTTATTAGTCCAAGGGCACCCCTTTCATCATCATGTCCTTCTCATATAAGCTTTCACAGTGATCGGGGCGAAAATGGCAACGATTACTGCTGCACCAATGAGGGAAATCGTCAGGTCCCAGCCGACGGTGCCGTTGTTGGTCATATTTCGGACGGCCGTGACGAGATGGGAGATCGGGTTGATTTTTACGAACC
It encodes the following:
- a CDS encoding DUF6572 domain-containing protein → MLEIEVAIIQWGVVRMSIKDKDKIDSIGMNKETGIVTLAITDHLDWSNEYEHLILLQDKINIYVSFLESGEVYESYPQAEGKNFEIKIFSKFDLPGNAVEYLNVAYSTVKEAGFDLSYEVSEE
- a CDS encoding BMQ_0737 family morphogenetic spore coat protein, which codes for MFIVSCPTEDVSQVVCLLTDDSGNPVNPLSQNNIYCEELSQNQGRENVDILLPSGETVTLQKVYLVIKGFVVVQLIYLDGHICLSDPIPFQKIESFILCAPLGTKIKCQITDFKCKPTLIRDANGNVLQINVNLSMCPSVQVVTDAVVAMQSQLCSPLDQRTISCSISSNPPLLSEKKTPTNSQFCDQHLEATPSEDICLQVEKVYDWVTSQVHLSIPLEVRPTGVTPFAWGYNLYGQLGDGTNSDSPVPVSVSSLTDVTAIAGGFDHSLALLSDGTVWAWGNNSYGQLGDGTSTNSNVPVPVSGLTNVVAIAGGGYHSLALLSDGTVWAWGDNSSGQLGDGTNTNSPVPVPVSGLTDVTAIAGGGYHSLALLSVGTMWAWGDNSSGQLGDGTNTNSPVPVPVSGLTDVTAIAGGGYHSLALLSVGTMWAWGDNSSGQLGDGTNTNSPVPVPVSGLTDVTAIAGGTFHSLALLSDGTVWAWGLNFYGELGDGTNTDSPVPVPVSGLTDVTAIAGGFYHSLALRIDGTMWAWGRNNHGQLGDGTSSNSPVPVPVSGLTDVTAIAGGGYHSLALLSVGTIRAWGYNLYGQLGDGTNSDSPVPVSVSGLTDVTAIAGGGYHSLAIET
- a CDS encoding AbrB family transcriptional regulator — translated: MKFSKNRLLQNICFLIISSFGGYLLSLTGTSIAWMVGSLAAAGILSFWKPRWLQLKKGIEPYWRHIGQAIIGIELGQQISISVFKTFEMHYVVITATLLLSILLALVSGVVLWWFSKADMVTSLFSTTPGGISAMPSIAEEVGANTVTVSIVQMIRIFLVVGTVPLLANSSKMSVASGSMAAPIMHILHPDQVTWTFALILGSTIGYIIGRLVKLPAPWLVGGMMAVAVIQLIGTSTQGGAPLVWWPHGLNVLAQIFIGASIGSRLNKEMFTGAKKIFVFGLLTSSGLIAAMALFALEVSKITHIPFATALLAFAPGGVAEMATTSIALHADSTFVVTVQVLRLLTIFMILPPLFKLLNKQGKGVRPPVVH